In one window of Pseudodesulfovibrio sediminis DNA:
- a CDS encoding tetratricopeptide repeat protein — protein MLKYLLAPLAAAFIFLVAFGLAQPELGYQTKEAAYSGDAAAQMELARMYYEGNPLDQSFDQSVFWLKKSAEQDYPDAQNTLGRFYLEGHFVEQNTEKGLALIQAAADRNQPQAQAFLAYAYGRGLGVERDASRFLLWTNRAAESGDAQSQFSMGLLSLTGTMVAKDLAAGKMWFEKAANQGHLEAQVTLGEMLMQGVGGKPDLVEACKWFAIAGTRGNQKGNAYLMAIVKDMTREQMDEAAARANAWLDERGLE, from the coding sequence ATGTTGAAATATCTTCTTGCTCCCCTTGCCGCTGCTTTCATTTTTCTTGTTGCTTTCGGACTGGCCCAGCCGGAACTCGGTTATCAGACCAAAGAGGCTGCCTACAGCGGCGATGCCGCCGCGCAGATGGAATTGGCTCGCATGTATTATGAAGGGAACCCGCTTGATCAGAGTTTCGATCAGAGCGTGTTCTGGCTGAAGAAATCCGCTGAACAGGACTACCCTGATGCCCAGAACACCCTTGGTCGTTTCTATCTCGAAGGGCATTTCGTTGAACAGAATACGGAAAAAGGGCTGGCGCTCATTCAGGCCGCTGCGGATAGGAATCAGCCGCAGGCACAGGCCTTTCTCGCCTATGCCTATGGCAGGGGGCTCGGCGTGGAGCGCGACGCCTCCCGTTTTCTGCTCTGGACCAACAGGGCCGCCGAGAGCGGGGACGCCCAGAGTCAGTTCAGCATGGGCCTGCTCTCCCTCACCGGGACGATGGTTGCCAAGGACCTGGCTGCCGGAAAGATGTGGTTTGAAAAGGCCGCAAATCAGGGCCACCTCGAAGCCCAGGTCACGTTGGGCGAGATGCTCATGCAGGGGGTGGGCGGCAAGCCGGACCTAGTGGAGGCGTGCAAGTGGTTCGCCATCGCCGGTACACGAGGCAACCAGAAGGGAAATGCCTACCTCATGGCCATCGTTAAGGACATGACCCGCGAGCAGATGGATGAGGCCGCCGCCCGTGCCAACGCCTGGCTGGATGAGCGGGGGTTGGAATAA
- a CDS encoding ATP-grasp domain-containing protein, which translates to MILLDAPYVSDFLKQSVKDLGQSVLETDSARNLAGDAGLDFVDAIEFSSRMGRGERVLANSENALEHVMKCGCQPDLARQIDICKDKALFRETVASIHPDYLFRRALFDELADLDVSGFTCPFIVKPARGFFSLGVHVVDDHGQWPEVVRAIEQEREAMNAEYPEAVVNAGEFIVEAGIEGEEYAIDVYYNGDGEAVITNIMHHHFMSDDDISDRLYYTSARIIRDWLGPFSAYVDKVGKACGFRDFATHIEVRVTDAGEIVPIEANPLRFAGWCVADITYYAWGFNPYEQYFKDLRPDWDTILKGREDAATVMVIGDVPSGVDRNRIDSIDYDGFCGMFEDVAELRRIDYTAYPVFAFVFARMDEAGVVALKSTLVEDFSRFISVRA; encoded by the coding sequence ATGATTCTGTTAGACGCTCCCTATGTGTCCGATTTTTTGAAGCAGAGTGTGAAGGACCTTGGCCAGTCGGTGCTGGAGACGGACTCCGCCCGAAATCTGGCCGGTGATGCCGGTCTCGACTTTGTGGATGCCATTGAATTTTCCAGCCGGATGGGGCGTGGCGAGCGGGTGCTTGCCAATTCCGAGAACGCGCTGGAGCATGTCATGAAGTGCGGATGCCAGCCCGATCTGGCCCGGCAGATCGACATCTGCAAGGACAAGGCGTTGTTTCGTGAAACTGTGGCCTCCATCCACCCGGACTATCTGTTCAGACGGGCCCTGTTCGACGAACTGGCCGATCTGGACGTGTCCGGCTTCACCTGCCCGTTTATCGTCAAACCTGCACGGGGCTTCTTCAGCCTAGGCGTGCATGTGGTGGACGATCATGGGCAGTGGCCCGAGGTGGTTCGCGCCATTGAGCAAGAGCGTGAGGCCATGAACGCCGAATATCCCGAGGCCGTGGTCAATGCTGGCGAGTTCATTGTGGAGGCGGGGATCGAAGGTGAGGAATACGCCATCGACGTCTACTACAACGGCGATGGCGAGGCGGTGATCACCAATATCATGCACCACCACTTCATGTCCGACGACGATATTTCCGACCGGCTCTATTATACATCGGCCCGGATTATCCGGGACTGGCTCGGTCCGTTTTCCGCGTACGTGGACAAGGTCGGCAAGGCGTGCGGGTTCCGTGATTTTGCCACTCATATCGAGGTCCGTGTGACCGATGCGGGCGAGATCGTCCCCATTGAGGCCAACCCGTTGCGGTTTGCCGGCTGGTGCGTGGCGGACATCACCTACTACGCCTGGGGGTTCAATCCCTACGAGCAGTATTTCAAGGATCTGCGCCCGGACTGGGACACCATCCTGAAGGGGCGCGAAGACGCGGCCACGGTCATGGTCATCGGTGATGTGCCCTCTGGTGTGGATCGGAACCGCATCGACTCCATCGACTATGACGGGTTCTGCGGCATGTTCGAGGATGTGGCCGAGCTACGCAGGATCGACTATACGGCTTACCCTGTTTTTGCCTTTGTTTTCGCACGCATGGATGAAGCGGGAGTGGTGGCTTTGAAGTCCACGCTGGTCGAGGATTTCAGTCGGTTCATTTCCGTCAGAGCGTAA
- a CDS encoding polyphenol oxidase family protein produces the protein MAAIAFFPFKFIDIPGVGCAFTSRRGGVSEPPHDSANISFDVGDDTTAVAANRRAIHDRLGLTGWCELNQIHGDVIHCDPAPHAPEEHASLDGDGMTCATPGHGLVIKTADCQPILLAHRSGKFVAGLHAGWRGNKINFPGNGVRRFCEQYDLDPADVCAVRGPSLSPEAAEFVNFDTDFGPDFKHYFNPATQTVDLWQITRDQLMDAGVPESQIFGMNLCTKGLDDTFFSYRKAYASPTKDTGRQCGIIWIKE, from the coding sequence ATGGCGGCCATAGCGTTCTTCCCCTTCAAATTTATCGATATCCCCGGCGTGGGGTGCGCCTTCACTTCCCGCCGCGGCGGCGTCTCGGAACCACCTCATGATTCGGCCAACATCTCCTTTGACGTCGGCGACGACACCACAGCCGTGGCCGCCAATCGACGGGCCATCCACGACAGACTAGGACTGACCGGCTGGTGCGAACTGAATCAGATTCATGGCGATGTCATCCATTGCGATCCCGCGCCGCATGCCCCGGAAGAACACGCCTCCCTGGACGGCGACGGCATGACCTGCGCCACCCCGGGCCATGGATTGGTCATCAAGACCGCAGACTGCCAGCCCATCCTGCTGGCCCACCGCTCCGGCAAATTCGTGGCCGGTCTGCACGCTGGCTGGCGCGGCAACAAGATCAATTTCCCCGGCAATGGCGTGCGCCGGTTCTGCGAACAATACGACCTCGACCCAGCAGACGTCTGTGCCGTGCGCGGCCCGAGCCTCAGCCCCGAGGCAGCGGAATTCGTCAACTTCGACACGGACTTCGGGCCGGATTTCAAGCATTATTTCAACCCGGCCACACAGACCGTGGACCTGTGGCAGATCACCCGCGACCAGCTCATGGATGCCGGGGTGCCCGAATCCCAGATATTCGGCATGAACCTCTGCACCAAAGGCCTGGACGACACCTTCTTTTCCTACCGCAAGGCGTACGCTTCACCCACAAAGGACACCGGACGGCAGTGCGGGATCATCTGGATCAAGGAATAG
- a CDS encoding N-acetylmuramoyl-L-alanine amidase: MKLTTAAHLRIWTFTSLLVVTALCVCSTSALAISAKSYFTVGHSEFHALLKNSKKAKYRSNWAKVEKPFARCLKADPDGPFAPKALYYIGRVHEETGARSGLKSDFRKAVDYFGRVIARYPRHAWADDCLYHRAGVYAARLKETTAARLDLATIIVDYPRSDMRDKAKTRLKQLGKYNWAIAKVSKKSGGKSLNDVAAAATQKSTKPTTSKKTTSTRAKDPSGVAHLDNVRFTSSDEYTRVVLELDDKVKFRYQVLAPNKKVNRPHRLYLDLQNARLGHDVTKATNVSDGILRSIRTGQYSTDTTRVVLDFLAMQEYKVFPLENPYRIVIDVYAPDASAPSNTVVASAPATRQTTANSSYRPPNGSKKMAGDLLEQLGLTVKTIMLDAGHGGKDPGAVANGLREKDINLRFVKILGKKLQAKGFNVVYTRTTDVFIPLDKRTSMANARKADLFLSVHCNANRNKKVNGLETYSLNLAKTDAAVRIAARENAVDPRAISDLQFILTDLMVNSKIKESRDLAKDVQLQTLTRVRKKWKLTSKGTREAPFYVLMGARMPSVLVELGYITNRTESSRLKSNKYLDYLASGIVEGVLAYKGKIERYAMK, encoded by the coding sequence GCCAAATCCTACTTCACTGTCGGGCATTCGGAATTTCACGCCCTGCTCAAAAACAGCAAGAAGGCCAAATACCGCTCCAACTGGGCAAAGGTGGAAAAACCCTTTGCCCGTTGCCTCAAAGCCGACCCGGACGGCCCCTTTGCGCCCAAGGCGCTCTACTACATAGGGAGAGTCCACGAAGAGACCGGAGCACGGAGTGGACTCAAATCCGATTTCCGCAAAGCCGTGGACTACTTCGGCCGCGTGATCGCCCGGTATCCCCGCCATGCCTGGGCCGACGACTGCCTCTATCATCGCGCCGGAGTCTATGCCGCCCGACTCAAGGAAACCACCGCCGCACGGCTGGACCTGGCTACGATCATCGTGGATTATCCGCGCTCGGACATGCGAGACAAGGCAAAAACCCGCCTGAAACAATTGGGCAAATACAATTGGGCCATCGCCAAAGTCTCCAAAAAATCCGGCGGAAAATCCCTGAATGACGTGGCCGCTGCCGCGACCCAGAAAAGCACCAAACCGACAACCTCGAAAAAAACCACCTCCACCAGGGCAAAAGATCCGTCCGGCGTCGCTCATCTGGACAATGTCCGGTTTACCTCCAGCGATGAATACACCCGCGTGGTGCTGGAACTGGATGACAAGGTCAAATTTCGCTACCAGGTGCTCGCCCCCAACAAGAAGGTCAACCGACCCCACCGGCTGTACCTCGACCTGCAAAACGCCCGTCTCGGCCATGACGTAACCAAGGCCACCAATGTCTCCGACGGCATCCTGCGCTCCATCCGCACGGGCCAGTACTCCACGGACACCACCCGCGTGGTCCTCGATTTTCTTGCCATGCAGGAATACAAGGTCTTTCCCCTTGAAAACCCGTATCGCATCGTCATCGACGTATACGCTCCTGACGCTTCCGCCCCTTCAAACACCGTTGTCGCAAGCGCTCCGGCCACCAGGCAGACCACGGCAAATTCATCGTACCGCCCGCCCAACGGCAGCAAGAAGATGGCCGGGGACCTGTTGGAACAGCTCGGGCTGACGGTCAAGACGATCATGCTCGACGCCGGTCATGGCGGCAAGGATCCCGGCGCGGTTGCCAACGGCCTGCGCGAAAAGGACATCAATCTCCGTTTTGTCAAAATACTCGGTAAAAAACTGCAGGCCAAGGGGTTCAACGTGGTCTACACGCGAACCACCGACGTCTTTATTCCGCTGGATAAACGCACGTCCATGGCCAACGCCAGAAAAGCCGACCTCTTCCTCTCCGTCCATTGCAATGCCAATCGCAACAAAAAGGTCAACGGACTGGAGACCTACAGTCTGAACCTGGCCAAGACCGACGCAGCCGTGCGCATTGCCGCCCGTGAAAACGCCGTGGACCCGCGCGCCATTTCCGACCTGCAATTCATCCTGACCGATCTCATGGTCAACTCCAAGATCAAGGAATCCCGCGATCTGGCCAAGGATGTCCAGTTGCAGACCCTCACCCGTGTGCGCAAGAAATGGAAACTCACCAGCAAAGGCACCCGCGAGGCCCCCTTCTATGTGCTCATGGGCGCCCGCATGCCCTCTGTACTGGTGGAACTCGGCTACATCACCAACCGGACCGAGTCGAGCAGACTCAAGTCCAACAAGTACCTCGACTATCTGGCCAGTGGTATTGTGGAAGGCGTGTTGGCCTACAAGGGCAAGATAGAACGCTACGCCATGAAGTAG
- a CDS encoding DEAD/DEAH box helicase, whose product MLDSERMAHQIAHHRTIEGAGPQFGDPRRSWPESIRHALALMGIDQLYNHQAEAADYVRAGRHVVVATPTASGKTLTYNLPVMERCLADPEAKALYLFPLKALAQDQLKGFNELAALLPLGVGDDNRPTAAIYDGDTTPHFRKKIRNTPPNVIMSNPEMVHLSMLPHHASWAEFLSGLTHIVVDEVHTYRGVMGGHMAMVFRRLQRLCRYYGADPTFVFCSATIGNPAQLCTMLTGLDVHPILASGAARGGRHMVFLNPDGSPSQAAIQLLQAALSRGLRTIVYCQSRKMTELISMWATERSGQFKGKISAYRAGFLPEERREIETRMADGDLLAVISTSALELGIDIGGLDVCIMVGYPGSIMATLQRGGRVGRSQRDSAVALIAQEDALDQYFMRNPDDFFARPPESAMLNPHNPVIMDRHLVCAATELTLRRGETFLREEEVGLRVDQLVALGQLYEVEPDLAGHPSEVVSHRKRPHRDVDLRGAGKQLHIEDNSSGRDKALVIGTIDEHRAFREAHPGAVYLHRGQTYVVTDLDLGGGAVHVQRNRVGYYTKPRGNKDTEILEVLGQKASFGTRVYFGRVKVTEQITGYEKRAVRGGKLLGIVPLDLPPLVFETESIWFEVGHDIRRRCEEEFMHFMGGIHAFEHAAIGMLPLLVMTDRNDLGGISTPMHPQVEGPAVFIYDGMPGGAGLTRQAFEKADELVETTLRTIESCPCELGCPSCVHSPKCGSGNRPIDKRAAQFVLEAIRSGDPKSIEPKDIDVNMLPGIDMKKPAPNRYGVIDIETRYSADEVGGWNRADRMGVSIACVYDSDDDAMHDYEQDQIDELVAHLKQFDLVIGFNHVKFDYAVLGGLHPFNFRGLSNLDLLMEVNNRLGYRLKLDNIASATLNVGKSADGLQALKWWQEGRLDLITEYCQQDVAVTRDVYLYGREHGHVLFTNKAGQKVKLPIDW is encoded by the coding sequence ATGCTCGATTCGGAGCGCATGGCCCATCAGATCGCTCATCACCGGACCATTGAAGGGGCCGGGCCGCAGTTTGGCGACCCTCGCCGTTCCTGGCCCGAGTCCATCCGTCACGCCCTTGCTCTCATGGGTATAGACCAGCTGTACAACCATCAGGCCGAGGCAGCGGATTACGTCCGTGCCGGGCGGCATGTGGTGGTGGCGACGCCCACGGCATCGGGCAAGACGTTGACCTATAACCTGCCTGTCATGGAGCGGTGCCTGGCCGATCCAGAGGCCAAGGCGCTGTATCTCTTTCCGCTCAAGGCGCTGGCACAGGATCAGCTCAAGGGATTCAACGAGCTGGCCGCGCTGCTCCCACTGGGCGTAGGTGATGACAATCGCCCTACGGCTGCCATTTATGACGGGGACACCACGCCCCATTTCCGCAAGAAAATCCGCAACACGCCGCCCAATGTCATCATGAGCAACCCGGAGATGGTCCACCTCTCCATGCTCCCCCACCACGCGAGCTGGGCCGAGTTTCTGTCCGGGCTGACCCACATCGTGGTGGACGAGGTGCACACCTATCGCGGCGTCATGGGTGGGCATATGGCCATGGTCTTCCGGCGCTTGCAGCGACTCTGCCGGTACTACGGGGCCGACCCGACCTTTGTGTTCTGCTCGGCCACCATCGGCAACCCGGCCCAGCTGTGCACCATGCTCACCGGGTTGGACGTCCACCCCATCCTTGCATCGGGTGCGGCCCGGGGCGGACGGCACATGGTCTTTCTCAACCCGGACGGCAGCCCGTCACAGGCCGCCATTCAGTTGCTGCAGGCCGCGCTTTCCCGCGGGTTGCGGACTATCGTATACTGCCAATCGCGCAAGATGACGGAACTCATTTCCATGTGGGCCACTGAGCGCAGCGGGCAGTTCAAGGGGAAGATTTCAGCCTACCGCGCCGGATTTCTGCCGGAAGAGCGGCGGGAGATCGAGACGAGAATGGCGGACGGCGATCTGCTGGCGGTCATTTCCACATCGGCTCTGGAGCTTGGTATCGACATCGGCGGCCTGGATGTGTGCATCATGGTGGGGTATCCCGGCTCCATCATGGCGACCCTGCAACGGGGTGGCCGTGTGGGGCGCAGCCAGCGGGACTCTGCCGTGGCGCTCATCGCACAGGAAGACGCCCTGGATCAGTATTTCATGCGCAACCCGGACGATTTTTTTGCCCGCCCGCCGGAATCGGCCATGCTCAACCCGCACAATCCCGTTATCATGGATCGTCATCTTGTTTGCGCGGCTACCGAGTTGACCCTGCGGCGGGGCGAGACGTTTCTGCGAGAGGAGGAAGTGGGTCTCCGGGTGGACCAGCTGGTCGCTCTTGGGCAGCTCTATGAAGTCGAGCCGGACCTTGCCGGACACCCGAGCGAGGTGGTGTCGCACCGCAAGCGCCCTCATCGGGACGTGGACCTGCGCGGAGCAGGCAAACAGCTGCATATCGAGGACAACTCGTCCGGGCGGGACAAGGCGCTGGTCATCGGCACCATTGATGAACACCGGGCGTTCCGCGAGGCGCATCCGGGCGCTGTATATTTGCACCGGGGACAGACGTATGTGGTTACGGACCTCGATCTTGGCGGCGGGGCAGTCCATGTCCAGAGAAATCGCGTGGGCTATTATACCAAGCCGCGTGGCAACAAGGACACGGAGATATTGGAGGTGCTGGGGCAGAAGGCGAGTTTCGGCACCCGCGTGTATTTTGGCCGGGTCAAGGTCACCGAACAGATTACCGGATACGAGAAACGGGCTGTGCGCGGCGGCAAACTGCTCGGCATCGTGCCGCTTGATCTGCCCCCGCTGGTGTTCGAGACCGAGTCCATCTGGTTTGAGGTGGGGCACGATATCCGGCGGCGGTGCGAAGAGGAATTTATGCATTTCATGGGCGGCATCCACGCCTTTGAACACGCGGCCATCGGCATGCTGCCCCTGCTGGTCATGACCGACCGGAATGATCTGGGGGGCATTTCCACGCCCATGCATCCACAGGTGGAAGGTCCGGCGGTCTTCATTTATGATGGCATGCCGGGAGGGGCCGGATTGACCCGGCAGGCCTTTGAAAAAGCGGACGAGTTGGTGGAGACGACCCTGCGGACGATTGAGTCCTGTCCCTGTGAGTTAGGGTGTCCATCCTGTGTGCACTCGCCCAAATGCGGCTCAGGAAACCGGCCCATCGACAAGCGGGCCGCGCAGTTCGTGCTGGAGGCCATCCGCTCCGGCGATCCGAAATCCATTGAACCAAAGGATATAGATGTGAATATGTTACCCGGCATCGACATGAAGAAGCCCGCCCCCAATCGGTATGGCGTTATTGACATTGAAACCCGGTACTCCGCCGATGAGGTGGGTGGCTGGAACCGCGCCGACCGTATGGGCGTGTCCATTGCCTGCGTCTACGACTCCGATGATGACGCCATGCACGATTATGAACAGGACCAGATTGACGAGCTGGTCGCGCATCTCAAACAGTTCGATCTGGTCATCGGGTTCAATCACGTCAAATTCGACTACGCCGTCCTTGGCGGGCTGCACCCGTTCAATTTTCGGGGGCTGTCCAATCTCGATCTGCTCATGGAGGTCAACAACCGCCTAGGGTACCGGCTGAAGCTGGACAACATTGCCTCGGCAACCCTGAACGTGGGCAAGTCCGCAGACGGGTTGCAGGCCCTCAAATGGTGGCAGGAGGGTAGGCTGGACCTGATCACCGAATATTGTCAGCAGGACGTGGCTGTCACCCGCGATGTCTATCTCTATGGTCGGGAGCATGGGCATGTCTTGTTCACCAACAAGGCCGGGCAGAAGGTCAAGCTGCCTATCGATTGGTAA
- a CDS encoding metallophosphoesterase, translating into MPRISRRTFLMLAAGAALVPYGFHATYALEVTRRTIGLRALPTPFAGYTICHLTDLHLAEFGHKQSDLLAIIREGRPDIVVMTGDMVNGKERREEPFLTLCDQLPGIAPTYYVTGNHDTNSLHRGIEGRLEQRGVHVLDNRHVTLAREDASMALAGVGEWGRFGAAGLDAGLRGIPEGETVVLLAHHPEQIAHYVSRGVDLVLSGHTHGGQVRLPFVGSLIAPNQGVFPKYSEGLYRVDDTAMYISRGLGLSVMPFRFNCPREVAFLTLQPRS; encoded by the coding sequence ATGCCACGGATTTCCCGCAGGACTTTTCTCATGTTGGCTGCCGGGGCGGCTTTGGTCCCTTATGGCTTCCATGCCACATATGCGCTTGAGGTGACTCGGCGCACCATCGGGTTGCGCGCGCTCCCCACGCCCTTTGCCGGGTATACCATCTGTCATCTTACCGACCTGCATCTGGCCGAGTTCGGACATAAGCAGTCGGATCTGCTCGCAATCATTCGCGAGGGCAGGCCTGATATCGTGGTCATGACCGGCGATATGGTCAATGGCAAGGAACGCCGGGAAGAGCCGTTTCTGACCCTGTGCGACCAGTTGCCCGGGATCGCTCCAACCTATTATGTCACCGGTAATCATGACACGAATTCACTGCACCGAGGCATAGAGGGACGTCTTGAGCAGCGTGGCGTCCACGTTCTGGATAACCGGCATGTCACGCTTGCGCGCGAGGACGCCAGCATGGCGCTGGCCGGTGTGGGCGAGTGGGGGAGGTTTGGCGCGGCTGGTCTGGATGCGGGCCTGCGGGGTATCCCTGAAGGGGAGACAGTGGTGCTCCTGGCGCATCACCCCGAGCAGATTGCGCACTATGTCAGCCGGGGTGTTGACCTCGTCCTGTCAGGCCATACCCATGGCGGTCAGGTGCGACTGCCGTTTGTGGGCAGCCTCATCGCACCCAATCAGGGGGTTTTTCCAAAATATTCCGAGGGGCTGTACCGTGTTGATGACACAGCCATGTATATCAGCAGGGGACTTGGCCTGTCCGTGATGCCTTTTCGCTTCAATTGTCCGCGAGAGGTGGCATTTCTCACGCTGCAACCGCGTTCCTAG
- a CDS encoding HD-GYP domain-containing protein has translation MTKQFRIDEHLDVLINLARDAEARNITTAKHSERVALVARGIARELGLTGSALDRMLLMGRLHNIGIVGVRDSVLLKTDALTDAEFKHIQSHTTRGAELLAPIPSLSDVAEVCLSHHERWNGTGYPNGIKGEEIPYNARIIAVADVFVAIKSERPHRDSMPRQVAADIIEEEKGTLLCPECVEAFGRWFSETGGKIDLPERV, from the coding sequence ATGACAAAGCAGTTTCGAATAGACGAACATCTTGATGTCCTGATCAATCTGGCTCGGGACGCTGAAGCCCGCAACATCACTACTGCGAAACATTCGGAGCGGGTCGCCCTGGTAGCACGCGGTATTGCCCGTGAACTCGGCCTCACCGGCAGTGCACTGGATCGGATGCTGCTCATGGGCCGACTGCACAATATCGGCATCGTCGGCGTGCGCGACAGTGTTCTGCTCAAGACCGATGCGCTTACGGATGCGGAATTCAAGCACATCCAGTCCCACACCACCCGCGGGGCAGAGCTGCTGGCTCCCATCCCCAGCCTGAGCGATGTAGCCGAGGTCTGTCTGAGCCACCACGAGCGGTGGAACGGCACCGGCTATCCCAACGGCATCAAGGGAGAGGAAATCCCCTACAACGCCCGCATAATTGCCGTGGCCGATGTCTTTGTCGCCATCAAGTCAGAACGCCCCCATCGCGACTCCATGCCCCGCCAGGTCGCCGCAGATATCATTGAAGAAGAAAAGGGCACCCTGCTGTGTCCCGAATGCGTGGAAGCCTTTGGTCGGTGGTTCTCGGAAACCGGCGGCAAGATAGACCTGCCTGAAAGGGTGTAG
- a CDS encoding 5-formyltetrahydrofolate cyclo-ligase, giving the protein MIETDKNAVRARLLEQRQTLTQEQIRAASLQAVELIRTLFEWKNATEALMYWPIKGEVDLRPLVAELWQRECRVLMPRCRPDQQGIMDLACAACESDLIPGEYSVMVPDSNTCPAVNECNPQIALIPGVGYDRKGNRIGFGGGYYDRLLAKESMRDTLVVGVGYDFQLIDHIPTQPWDKPVDVVCTEKELWRP; this is encoded by the coding sequence ATGATCGAAACCGACAAGAATGCGGTACGCGCACGACTGCTTGAACAGCGACAGACCTTGACCCAGGAACAGATTCGCGCGGCCAGTCTACAGGCTGTGGAACTCATCCGCACCCTGTTCGAATGGAAGAATGCCACCGAAGCGCTTATGTACTGGCCCATCAAGGGCGAAGTGGATCTGCGCCCGCTGGTGGCCGAGCTCTGGCAGCGCGAATGCCGGGTGCTCATGCCCCGGTGTCGACCGGACCAGCAGGGCATCATGGACCTTGCCTGCGCCGCTTGCGAATCGGACCTCATACCCGGAGAATATTCCGTCATGGTCCCTGACAGCAACACCTGCCCGGCCGTCAATGAGTGCAACCCGCAGATCGCGCTCATCCCCGGTGTGGGGTATGACCGCAAGGGCAACCGTATCGGCTTCGGCGGCGGTTACTATGATCGCCTTCTGGCCAAGGAAAGCATGCGTGACACGCTGGTGGTGGGCGTGGGCTACGACTTCCAACTCATCGACCACATCCCCACCCAGCCATGGGACAAACCCGTGGACGTGGTCTGCACGGAAAAGGAATTATGGCGGCCATAG
- a CDS encoding sigma-54-dependent transcriptional regulator, with product MPAHILVLDDEKNYLLIIQSILEDEGYDVTTLSDPEMGLAYLEDSEVDMVLTDMKMPGLTGQDVLEHCKKTYPHIPVLIMTAFGSIEAAVEAMRIGAFDYITKPFANEELLLSVSKAEQYAATQQENIRLKREIRDRYSKDNIIARGKGMQQVMDMVDRAAPSKSTVLILGESGTGKELIARSIHSSSPRREAPFVTVNCMALNSGVLESELFGHEKGSFTGATAMRKGRFEQANKGTLFLDEIGELSPELQVKLLRVLQEHQIERVGGAETFDVDIRIVAATNKNLQEAVSKGEFREDLFYRLNVVSIFMPPLRERREDIPLLAAHFLEKYSKENEVSISGFSTAAMDYLSAYEWPGNVRQLENVVERCTVLSRSETIDADDLPPEIKDEEAQFKSAVDLLPAKLNLADTMDKIEGALVKRALVRNEFVQVKAAEMLGLSKSNLQYKLKKYGLAGK from the coding sequence ATGCCTGCCCATATACTCGTTCTTGACGACGAAAAAAACTACCTGCTTATCATCCAGTCCATTCTGGAGGATGAGGGGTATGACGTCACCACCCTTTCCGACCCTGAAATGGGGCTGGCCTACCTCGAAGATTCCGAGGTGGACATGGTTCTGACCGATATGAAAATGCCCGGCCTTACGGGGCAGGACGTCTTGGAACATTGCAAGAAGACGTATCCGCATATCCCGGTCCTGATCATGACCGCGTTCGGGTCCATCGAGGCGGCGGTCGAGGCCATGCGTATCGGCGCGTTCGACTACATCACCAAGCCCTTTGCCAACGAGGAGCTGCTCCTGTCCGTGTCCAAGGCCGAACAGTATGCGGCCACCCAGCAGGAAAACATTCGGCTGAAACGGGAAATCCGCGATCGCTACTCCAAGGACAACATCATTGCTCGTGGCAAGGGCATGCAGCAGGTCATGGACATGGTGGACCGCGCCGCGCCGAGCAAGTCCACGGTTCTCATTCTCGGAGAGTCCGGTACCGGCAAGGAACTCATCGCCCGTTCCATCCACAGTTCTTCGCCCCGTCGCGAGGCGCCGTTTGTCACGGTCAACTGCATGGCGCTCAACTCCGGCGTGCTGGAGTCCGAACTGTTCGGTCATGAAAAAGGCTCTTTTACCGGCGCAACAGCCATGCGCAAGGGGCGCTTTGAGCAGGCCAACAAGGGCACGCTCTTTCTGGACGAAATCGGTGAGTTGAGCCCTGAGCTTCAGGTCAAGCTCCTGCGCGTGTTGCAGGAGCATCAGATCGAGCGGGTCGGCGGTGCCGAGACCTTTGACGTGGACATCCGCATCGTGGCCGCCACCAACAAGAATTTGCAGGAGGCCGTGTCCAAGGGCGAGTTCCGCGAAGATCTGTTCTATCGTCTCAACGTGGTTTCCATCTTTATGCCGCCCCTGCGCGAGCGGCGCGAGGATATCCCGCTGCTGGCCGCACATTTTCTGGAAAAATATTCCAAGGAAAACGAGGTCTCCATTTCGGGCTTTTCCACGGCAGCCATGGATTATCTGTCGGCGTACGAATGGCCGGGCAATGTCCGCCAGCTCGAAAACGTGGTGGAACGCTGCACGGTGCTGTCCCGCTCCGAGACCATTGACGCAGACGACCTGCCTCCCGAGATCAAGGACGAGGAGGCCCAGTTCAAGTCTGCGGTGGACCTGTTGCCGGCCAAGCTCAATCTGGCCGATACCATGGACAAGATCGAGGGTGCGCTGGTCAAGCGCGCTCTGGTCAGGAACGAGTTCGTGCAGGTCAAGGCCGCTGAAATGCTGGGTCTGTCCAAGTCCAATCTCCAGTATAAACTTAAAAAATACGGCCTGGCAGGTAAGTAG